The Streptomyces luteogriseus genome includes a window with the following:
- a CDS encoding Crp/Fnr family transcriptional regulator — translation MEAREQIVRLGRPVRFERGERLLREGEYGSHVFLLLSGWYKVLARTKDDREALLAVRAGGDLVGELACFDAQPRVATVVAAVTGSAKLIGRQQFLDFLASYEESARAVMCAVAGKLRWATRRRQDFGSCPVETRVARVLQELARAYGQPCATGVSIGVSLTQPELAELVGASEPSVHRVLRSLRQQGIIETGYRRVLVRDVPELSRIAATDADTAHRVVPADTNHRIAARTIAPTQPTARVV, via the coding sequence GTGGAGGCCCGCGAGCAGATAGTCCGGCTGGGACGGCCGGTGCGCTTCGAACGGGGCGAGCGGCTGCTGCGGGAGGGCGAGTACGGCTCACACGTGTTCCTCCTGCTGAGTGGCTGGTACAAGGTGCTGGCCAGGACCAAGGACGACCGGGAGGCGCTCCTTGCGGTCCGGGCCGGCGGTGACCTCGTCGGCGAGCTGGCCTGTTTCGACGCGCAGCCCCGGGTGGCCACTGTCGTAGCCGCCGTTACCGGCAGCGCCAAGCTGATAGGACGCCAGCAGTTCCTGGACTTCCTCGCGTCATACGAGGAGTCGGCGCGGGCCGTCATGTGTGCGGTGGCCGGGAAGCTGCGCTGGGCCACCCGGCGGCGCCAGGATTTCGGCAGCTGCCCGGTGGAGACACGAGTGGCCCGTGTCCTGCAGGAACTGGCGCGGGCGTACGGGCAGCCCTGCGCCACCGGGGTCTCGATCGGGGTGTCGCTGACCCAGCCGGAGCTGGCGGAGCTGGTCGGCGCCTCAGAACCGAGCGTGCACCGGGTACTGCGCTCCCTTCGTCAGCAGGGCATCATCGAGACCGGCTACCGCCGTGTCCTGGTCAGGGATGTGCCCGAACTCTCCCGGATCGCCGCGACCGACGCGGACACCGCTCACCGGGTGGTCCCCGCGGACACCAACCACAGGATCGCCGCGAGGACCATCGCACCCACCCAGCCGACAGCACGGGTCGTGTAG
- a CDS encoding dynamin family protein yields the protein MTEQLVVNGTGAGWTSVVAGNLRWIEELLDSLGLPAERSDELRARLTAVRARAADPQLRVAVFGEASSGKSTLLNAFLRRRLLPSSALVTTRTTTSLECLGGAEGLTVRTIDDTVLEWPSAPFARWAGLKSGPGTMERALERVLTTELAEDVSGLWVHSPARLLGGGLTVIDTPGFSVTERGHRELAEAAARQADLALVVVPTVAAMSLTLADFLTGPLRDHHDRCAFVLTKIDLLDEEERAEAVEVAERRLRDLGCADPLLLPCAPGKALGEVTGGGRERDGAGHLAVFERVEARIARLAADSRQSAIAATVLGLLSELLSAVEETAEARRTALARGERELAALTLPDLTAVLDSWSARTLDRTRAEMNAATIGMSGTSRTKLDSKVGDAVAGEKINDLAAAAQEVSRLVRRHLRRHAERVVQKAARRAGELLTTAADELARDFTAQYSALAGLAGESRTAPPVPSVAWPELPAPDMSGIDQALTAIGARLTSGDNWRTGGGAMAGALAGSLVAPVIGTVIGGALGALIGRRGADATREQFLRQARPVITAAHEEIAALAAACLPRVQEELAESVAALRRRYDDEWRDEITRLTEAHDRRRAELAVGIARVEKTAAAARRRRDEVAALRRATGRTVPEPEES from the coding sequence GTGACCGAACAGCTGGTGGTGAACGGAACCGGGGCGGGCTGGACCTCTGTGGTCGCCGGGAATCTGCGGTGGATTGAGGAACTGCTCGACAGTCTCGGCCTCCCGGCCGAGCGCTCCGACGAGCTGCGCGCCCGCCTCACAGCGGTTCGGGCCCGCGCGGCCGACCCGCAGTTGCGGGTGGCGGTGTTCGGCGAGGCATCCTCTGGCAAGAGCACGCTGCTCAATGCCTTCCTGCGACGCCGGCTGCTGCCCTCCTCCGCCCTGGTGACGACGCGTACGACCACGTCGCTGGAGTGCCTCGGGGGCGCCGAGGGCCTGACGGTGAGGACAATTGACGACACCGTCCTTGAGTGGCCGTCCGCGCCGTTCGCCCGGTGGGCGGGGCTGAAGTCCGGGCCGGGCACCATGGAGCGCGCGTTGGAGCGGGTGCTGACCACGGAACTCGCCGAGGACGTCAGCGGGCTGTGGGTGCACTCGCCGGCCCGGCTGCTCGGCGGCGGCCTCACGGTGATCGATACCCCTGGGTTCAGCGTCACCGAGCGGGGACACCGGGAGCTGGCCGAGGCGGCGGCGCGGCAGGCGGACCTGGCGCTGGTGGTGGTGCCCACCGTCGCGGCGATGTCGCTGACTTTGGCGGACTTCCTGACCGGGCCGCTGCGGGACCATCATGACCGGTGCGCGTTCGTGCTCACCAAGATCGACTTACTGGACGAGGAGGAACGCGCCGAAGCTGTCGAGGTGGCCGAGCGCCGGCTGCGGGATCTGGGATGCGCCGATCCGCTGCTGCTGCCCTGCGCCCCGGGAAAGGCACTTGGCGAGGTCACCGGCGGCGGCCGCGAGCGGGACGGGGCCGGTCATCTCGCGGTGTTCGAGCGGGTGGAGGCGCGGATCGCGCGGCTGGCCGCCGACAGCCGTCAGTCCGCCATCGCCGCCACGGTGCTCGGGCTGCTCTCGGAGCTGCTGTCGGCGGTGGAGGAGACCGCCGAGGCCCGACGCACCGCGCTCGCTCGTGGCGAGCGCGAACTGGCGGCCCTGACGCTGCCGGACCTCACCGCTGTTCTCGACTCCTGGTCCGCGCGCACGCTGGACCGCACCCGGGCCGAGATGAACGCCGCCACGATCGGGATGTCCGGCACGTCCCGTACCAAGCTCGACAGTAAAGTCGGCGACGCCGTGGCGGGCGAGAAGATCAACGACCTGGCCGCCGCCGCTCAGGAGGTGTCCCGCCTGGTCCGGCGCCACCTGCGGCGGCACGCCGAGCGCGTCGTCCAGAAGGCCGCGCGCCGAGCCGGTGAACTGCTGACCACCGCCGCCGACGAACTCGCCCGGGACTTCACGGCCCAATACAGCGCCCTAGCCGGACTGGCCGGCGAGTCCCGGACCGCTCCCCCCGTGCCCTCGGTGGCGTGGCCGGAACTCCCCGCCCCAGACATGTCCGGCATCGACCAGGCACTCACCGCGATCGGCGCCCGGCTGACCTCCGGCGACAACTGGCGCACCGGCGGTGGGGCGATGGCCGGTGCCCTGGCCGGCAGTCTGGTCGCCCCCGTCATCGGCACCGTCATCGGCGGCGCGCTCGGCGCGCTCATCGGGCGACGCGGCGCCGACGCGACCCGGGAGCAGTTCCTGCGGCAGGCCCGCCCGGTCATCACCGCCGCGCACGAGGAGATCGCTGCCCTCGCCGCCGCCTGCCTGCCGCGCGTCCAGGAAGAGCTCGCCGAGAGCGTCGCCGCGCTTCGCCGACGGTACGACGACGAGTGGCGTGACGAGATCACCCGCCTCACCGAGGCCCACGACCGGCGGCGCGCCGAACTGGCCGTCGGCATCGCCCGCGTCGAGAAGACCGCGGCCGCCGCCCGGCGACGTCGCGACGAGGTCGCCGCCCTGCGCCGGGCGACGGGCCGGACCGTCCCCGAGCCAGAGGAGTCATGA
- a CDS encoding IS6 family transposase, translating into MGTVSPSYKGHRYPVEVISHCVWLYFRFPLSFREVEELMLERGVTVSYETVRRWCGKFGQQYAGALRRRQPRPGDKWHLDEVFIKINGEQRYLWRAVDQDGNVLDILVQNCRDKAAARRFLRRLMQKTGAVPRVIVTDKLRSYSAAHREVMPSIEHRQSKYLNNRAENSHQPTRQRERAMKGFRSVGGAQRFLSAFSGITPHFRPRRHLIPAHDYRAEMTVSFAIWEQITGVAGLPTAP; encoded by the coding sequence GTGGGGACCGTGTCGCCGTCGTACAAGGGGCACCGGTACCCGGTCGAGGTCATCTCCCACTGTGTGTGGCTGTACTTCCGCTTCCCGCTGTCGTTCCGCGAGGTCGAGGAGCTGATGCTCGAGCGCGGAGTGACCGTCTCTTATGAGACGGTGCGGCGGTGGTGTGGCAAGTTCGGTCAGCAGTACGCAGGCGCGCTGCGCCGCCGACAGCCTCGACCTGGAGACAAGTGGCACCTGGACGAAGTCTTCATCAAGATCAACGGTGAGCAGCGGTACCTGTGGCGGGCCGTCGACCAGGACGGCAACGTGTTGGACATCCTGGTGCAGAACTGCCGGGACAAGGCCGCGGCCAGGCGTTTCTTGCGCAGGCTGATGCAGAAGACCGGTGCGGTGCCGCGGGTGATCGTCACCGACAAGCTCCGCTCCTACAGCGCGGCCCACCGCGAGGTCATGCCCTCCATCGAGCACCGCCAGTCGAAGTACCTGAACAACCGGGCCGAGAACAGCCACCAGCCAACGAGACAGCGCGAACGGGCGATGAAAGGCTTCCGTTCCGTGGGCGGAGCACAGCGGTTTCTATCCGCGTTCAGCGGCATCACACCCCACTTCCGACCCCGCCGCCATCTGATCCCCGCACACGACTACCGAGCCGAAATGACCGTCAGCTTCGCAATCTGGGAGCAGATCACCGGAGTCGCCGGCCTGCCCACCGCGCCGTGA
- a CDS encoding ABC transporter substrate-binding protein gives MGVDLPPLDGVHRLTGALDALASSPVDRRKPPVVVFEDGSGLGTRYVNAYRKRLRGQDGKGIVPHAVVGRDILDHAVDDPEPEPDVVLMDKIAEQFDSTMPPLTRGDAGLPLPTYWVCRTVLDTDVGVGLPHQQRKILVRALYEEWQERTPGLPQLRELVNADGVMQKLGIFFILLVALPTQWFYGWWLNRTKRFRWFAQQVGRANVPALGFFDAAVHLGVQGALRHNAALRQSLLLEALAMDLTRATGRGLFNPRRRRRIWPFTVLLPHTGDTEGAPAQRLLDAFLALRTRERDTWPRRLRRRAVPMLFIAASPVPAPDGVADSQDAADGDSEGSARSAQQGANALQELLAGKALPPGTERDGQLTVALGGPARAAVRDWLERYMAVPVRRVSGWSAYAGWLTTMVLLGALISLGFVLKPDPDPPCRDSWTAAGVRVGVDTEKPRAQDACYFTRSADQKLLRDLQDRVRRQNAAVERHGSPYATVVFLAPLTADPKGGSGQLTPPGVLQLRGAVQAMERYNEQALEFDSTKPGLRMLVANVGYAYRQAPTVVKRVNELAADDPTITAVIGIAQSRDESVKAINQLSADLPVIGASVTGDFMTTEAPHYFQTQPTSRHMARALARRVVELRRVKALVIYDDRDRYSTNLKKDLDEELRTRHVTLQPPAIIRDSPREQFGVQDRLDELAARICTLGRTDGITLYAARGNALPRVLNAVQGRCGAGEVREFPFLTADANVLIEYPELRKSASLETFTAVDLTYVAFSTDRHSDRDSGRDAFRAAAAAIGRVWNPENPPRASNVLQQLLSGIEVQDNIDNRRPFTIPPDTRVPAGRPLYLCTVRHVIHAAPSCRKVNGEP, from the coding sequence TTGGGCGTTGACCTTCCGCCACTGGACGGTGTGCACCGGTTGACGGGCGCGCTGGACGCGCTGGCGTCGTCCCCGGTGGACAGGCGTAAACCGCCGGTGGTCGTGTTCGAGGACGGCTCCGGGCTGGGAACAAGGTACGTCAACGCGTATCGAAAGCGGCTCAGGGGCCAGGACGGAAAGGGCATCGTCCCGCACGCAGTCGTGGGCCGGGACATCCTCGATCACGCGGTTGACGACCCTGAACCCGAGCCCGACGTCGTGCTGATGGACAAGATCGCAGAGCAGTTCGACAGCACGATGCCTCCGCTCACCCGGGGTGACGCCGGGCTCCCTCTGCCCACCTACTGGGTCTGCCGCACGGTGCTGGACACCGACGTCGGCGTGGGGCTGCCCCATCAGCAGCGCAAGATCCTAGTCAGGGCGCTGTACGAGGAGTGGCAGGAACGCACGCCGGGGTTGCCCCAGTTGCGCGAGCTCGTGAACGCGGACGGCGTGATGCAGAAGCTGGGGATCTTCTTCATTCTCCTCGTCGCCCTGCCCACACAGTGGTTCTACGGCTGGTGGCTGAACCGGACGAAGCGGTTTCGGTGGTTCGCCCAGCAGGTGGGCCGTGCCAACGTCCCCGCCCTTGGGTTTTTTGATGCGGCCGTGCACCTAGGGGTTCAAGGGGCCCTGCGGCACAACGCGGCGCTGCGACAGAGCCTGCTGCTCGAAGCGCTCGCCATGGATCTGACCCGGGCGACCGGACGGGGGCTGTTCAACCCGCGCCGACGTCGCCGGATCTGGCCCTTCACCGTGCTGCTGCCGCACACCGGCGACACCGAGGGCGCGCCCGCCCAGCGTCTGCTTGACGCCTTCCTTGCACTGCGGACGAGAGAGCGTGACACCTGGCCGCGGCGGCTGCGGCGTCGCGCGGTGCCGATGCTGTTCATCGCGGCCAGTCCGGTACCGGCTCCGGACGGCGTCGCGGACTCGCAGGACGCCGCCGACGGCGACTCCGAGGGAAGTGCCCGGTCGGCCCAGCAGGGCGCCAACGCACTGCAGGAGCTGCTGGCGGGCAAAGCCCTGCCGCCCGGAACCGAGCGGGACGGGCAGCTGACGGTCGCCCTGGGGGGACCGGCAAGGGCGGCCGTCCGTGACTGGCTGGAGCGCTACATGGCCGTGCCGGTGCGCCGGGTGAGCGGCTGGTCCGCCTACGCGGGCTGGCTGACGACCATGGTGCTGCTGGGCGCGTTGATTTCCCTGGGCTTCGTTCTGAAACCGGATCCGGACCCTCCGTGCCGGGACTCCTGGACGGCAGCAGGCGTGCGCGTCGGAGTCGACACCGAGAAGCCGCGTGCACAGGACGCCTGTTACTTCACACGCTCGGCCGACCAGAAGCTCCTGCGTGATCTTCAGGACCGCGTCCGGCGTCAGAACGCTGCCGTGGAACGCCACGGCAGCCCGTACGCCACCGTCGTCTTCCTCGCTCCGCTGACCGCCGACCCGAAAGGGGGGAGCGGACAGCTCACTCCGCCGGGAGTGCTGCAACTGCGCGGTGCCGTGCAGGCCATGGAGCGCTACAACGAGCAGGCACTCGAGTTCGACTCGACCAAGCCCGGCCTGCGGATGCTGGTCGCCAACGTGGGCTACGCCTATCGGCAGGCCCCCACCGTCGTGAAGCGGGTGAACGAGCTGGCGGCCGACGACCCGACCATCACCGCGGTGATCGGCATCGCTCAGAGCCGGGACGAGTCCGTCAAGGCGATCAACCAGCTGTCGGCAGACCTGCCCGTCATTGGGGCCTCGGTCACCGGCGACTTCATGACCACCGAGGCGCCGCACTACTTCCAGACACAGCCGACCAGCCGCCACATGGCGCGGGCCCTGGCGCGGCGCGTCGTCGAACTGCGGCGGGTGAAGGCTCTCGTCATCTACGACGACCGCGACCGCTACAGCACCAACCTGAAGAAGGACTTGGACGAGGAGTTGCGCACGCGGCACGTCACCCTTCAGCCTCCCGCCATCATCCGCGACTCACCCCGGGAACAGTTCGGTGTCCAGGACCGGCTGGACGAGCTCGCCGCCAGGATCTGCACACTGGGCAGGACCGACGGGATCACGCTGTACGCGGCCCGCGGCAACGCGCTGCCCCGGGTCCTCAACGCCGTACAGGGCCGGTGCGGTGCCGGCGAGGTGCGGGAGTTCCCGTTCCTCACCGCTGACGCCAACGTCCTGATCGAGTACCCGGAGCTGCGCAAGTCCGCCAGCCTGGAGACGTTCACAGCGGTCGACCTGACGTATGTGGCGTTCTCCACCGACCGGCACAGCGACAGAGACTCGGGGCGAGACGCGTTCCGTGCGGCCGCGGCCGCGATCGGCCGGGTCTGGAATCCGGAGAACCCGCCGCGCGCCTCCAACGTCCTGCAGCAGCTGCTCTCCGGCATCGAGGTCCAGGACAACATCGACAACCGCCGTCCGTTCACCATCCCGCCCGACACCCGAGTCCCGGCCGGTCGCCCGCTCTACCTGTGCACCGTGCGCCACGTCATCCATGCCGCCCCTTCGTGCCGGAAGGTGAACGGAGAGCCGTAG
- a CDS encoding dynamin family protein has product MTSEESGYAAADEQRLRLAEMCRRMEKAAEQIGNNGAVKAVTALLERIENEAFHVMVVGDFNRGKSTFLNALLGDRVLPVKAIAATAVITEVRFGESPAALLWTEDAVEPEAVDPGRLVELITVNNTAGGERSPYVKAELVWPLELCRHNVVLIDSPGLNAYQSHNEITVTHLGKADAVIFLQHAIAPMSISESDFLKTSLSAHDPFFVFTYFDAIDDHERDDVVAAARRRITDLRGEDRDRNRFFFVDAKSALRARTAEDDEAFRRSGVDAVEWELERYLSTERHKVKLLTPARSLDGIAQELRRNIPSELSMLEAESDDLERRWAAAQQPLRDLQAQAQQITLEIRNQTRVLQDRVQTLLGGFLAAAADEAPVIAQDVEITTKLGLNPLKAKERAKQVAEEIAAGTVKALEEKVALWVTESLAPVIELDLEQLAERMNAELTSFEAALEKLRVDLHGNSGTLVPAEGRESEPLIRFLTGAVGLWFSGPAGALVGVRFGPKEALRTVLPALGILLAWMATPFGLPTLLAAWIAQGIFQGGSAGDRVEKKMREEIGRAMASELRLAAPKEAQKAARAFAAESVEPIRKEITQGMASRIEELTRSVDSAREALDQGEEAVERRRGELTRLDELLNRAGDEIGDLVAELTRM; this is encoded by the coding sequence ATGACCAGCGAAGAGAGCGGGTACGCGGCCGCCGACGAACAGCGGCTGAGGCTGGCCGAGATGTGCCGCCGGATGGAGAAGGCCGCCGAGCAGATCGGCAACAACGGCGCCGTCAAGGCGGTGACGGCACTGCTCGAACGGATCGAGAACGAGGCCTTCCACGTGATGGTGGTCGGCGACTTCAACCGCGGGAAGTCCACTTTCCTCAATGCCCTGCTGGGAGACCGTGTGCTGCCGGTCAAGGCGATCGCCGCGACCGCCGTCATCACCGAGGTCAGGTTCGGCGAGTCGCCGGCCGCGCTGCTGTGGACCGAGGACGCGGTCGAACCGGAGGCCGTGGACCCGGGCCGGCTCGTCGAACTCATCACGGTGAACAACACAGCGGGCGGCGAGCGCAGCCCGTATGTCAAGGCCGAGCTGGTCTGGCCGCTGGAACTGTGCCGCCACAACGTCGTACTGATCGACTCGCCCGGTCTGAACGCCTACCAGAGCCACAACGAGATCACGGTCACGCATCTCGGCAAGGCGGACGCGGTGATCTTCCTGCAGCACGCGATCGCCCCGATGAGCATCAGTGAGTCCGATTTCCTGAAGACGAGCCTGAGCGCGCACGACCCGTTCTTCGTGTTCACCTACTTCGACGCCATCGACGACCACGAGCGTGACGACGTCGTTGCCGCCGCCCGGCGACGCATCACCGATCTGCGCGGAGAGGACCGCGACCGGAACCGGTTCTTCTTCGTCGACGCCAAGTCGGCGCTGCGGGCCCGGACGGCCGAGGACGATGAGGCGTTCCGACGCTCCGGAGTGGACGCGGTGGAGTGGGAACTGGAACGGTACCTCTCCACCGAGCGGCACAAGGTCAAGCTGCTGACCCCGGCCCGCTCCCTGGACGGCATCGCACAGGAACTGCGCCGCAACATCCCCTCCGAGCTGAGCATGCTCGAGGCGGAGAGCGATGATCTGGAACGACGCTGGGCCGCCGCCCAGCAGCCGCTCAGGGACCTGCAGGCGCAGGCGCAGCAGATCACCCTGGAGATCCGCAATCAGACCCGGGTGCTGCAGGACCGGGTTCAGACCCTGCTCGGGGGCTTCCTCGCAGCCGCGGCCGACGAGGCGCCCGTGATCGCGCAGGATGTCGAGATCACCACCAAGCTCGGCCTGAACCCCCTGAAGGCCAAGGAGCGCGCGAAGCAGGTGGCGGAGGAGATCGCCGCCGGTACGGTGAAGGCCTTGGAGGAGAAGGTCGCCCTCTGGGTGACCGAGTCGCTGGCGCCCGTGATCGAGCTGGACCTGGAGCAGCTTGCCGAGCGGATGAACGCCGAACTGACCTCCTTCGAAGCGGCCCTGGAGAAACTGCGAGTCGACCTGCACGGGAACAGCGGGACGCTGGTCCCGGCCGAAGGGCGGGAGAGCGAGCCACTGATCCGGTTCCTGACGGGTGCGGTCGGACTCTGGTTCAGCGGGCCGGCGGGTGCCCTGGTCGGAGTGCGGTTCGGGCCGAAGGAGGCGTTGCGCACCGTCCTGCCGGCTCTCGGCATCCTGTTGGCCTGGATGGCCACCCCGTTCGGATTGCCGACGCTCCTCGCCGCCTGGATCGCACAGGGCATTTTCCAGGGCGGCAGCGCCGGTGACCGGGTGGAGAAGAAGATGCGGGAGGAGATCGGCCGCGCGATGGCCAGCGAGCTGCGGCTGGCGGCCCCCAAGGAGGCCCAGAAGGCCGCCCGCGCCTTCGCCGCGGAGAGCGTGGAGCCCATCCGGAAGGAGATCACCCAGGGCATGGCCTCCCGCATCGAGGAGCTCACCCGCAGTGTGGACTCCGCCCGGGAGGCCTTGGACCAGGGCGAGGAGGCGGTCGAACGGCGCCGTGGCGAACTGACCCGGCTGGACGAACTGCTGAACCGCGCCGGTGACGAGATCGGTGACCTGGTCGCCGAATTGACGAGGATGTGA
- a CDS encoding dynamin family protein has translation MSSTSPPSAGAPPKGASVVPTPQIATVTPDWLREARRLAEDHGQEHIREALDLLAAGRGRPAFRIAVVGEFNRGKSTLINRLLGRDLLPTGPLPVTRAPVVIRACDEEGLILGRPDGRRELRKLDDDGIWDGLTGTPAEPEPGALAGAPEPEVTLAVADDWLAGLDAELVDTPGVNSGTEEQFEQVRRTAAGSDAVLFVVSALSPMSITERRLLEEEVLCRHVPFVAVVVTMLDLVDGDDREESVRDLGKRVADLGGLPVLTAPVPGGGEPELAALRGLVEGYARDSERALWRDRGIAAQVADHCEAMARIATEAEAVGRLPEEEAAERARTERALQESEGRQWEQLRVDLTSRQLHLCTRLREHVQKGRDGIIERLRWDLERASDPGTWWGRDLPVRLGQELSLLARSCERTVLLPGMAADTDWLDGEVARRLPGAARSPLPGTLELTTEPEIAGEVSSLSRTRLITRLGAQGGSILGLLIATARQSQSGRADSGPSGPPPMLYGSVLSLVGGLLAEAYVRNAAEEQRREVDAVLVRAVDESAGVFQRRAVDALGDVYADVFARLRESHRAWADARRAAVESASASGTDWARLASDAAELATHIRSVLASACRDEEEER, from the coding sequence GTGAGCAGCACATCCCCGCCCTCGGCGGGCGCACCGCCCAAGGGCGCGTCCGTCGTCCCCACCCCCCAAATCGCCACCGTCACGCCCGACTGGCTGCGGGAGGCGCGCCGGCTCGCCGAGGACCACGGTCAGGAGCACATCCGCGAGGCGCTTGACCTGCTGGCCGCCGGGCGTGGTCGGCCCGCGTTCCGGATCGCCGTGGTGGGCGAGTTCAACCGCGGCAAGTCCACCCTGATCAACCGGCTCCTGGGCCGGGATCTGCTGCCGACCGGTCCGCTCCCGGTCACACGGGCACCGGTGGTGATCCGGGCCTGTGACGAGGAGGGACTGATACTCGGCCGGCCGGACGGCCGCCGCGAACTGCGCAAGCTCGACGACGACGGCATCTGGGACGGGCTGACCGGCACCCCGGCGGAACCGGAACCGGGTGCTCTCGCCGGGGCCCCGGAGCCCGAGGTGACTCTGGCGGTGGCCGACGACTGGCTTGCCGGTCTGGACGCCGAGCTCGTGGACACGCCGGGGGTCAACTCCGGTACCGAGGAACAGTTCGAGCAGGTGCGCCGGACCGCGGCCGGCAGCGACGCCGTGCTGTTCGTGGTCTCCGCCCTCTCGCCGATGAGCATCACGGAGCGGCGCCTCCTGGAGGAGGAGGTGCTGTGCCGGCACGTTCCCTTCGTGGCCGTCGTCGTAACCATGCTGGACCTGGTGGACGGCGACGACCGCGAGGAGTCCGTACGGGACCTCGGCAAGCGGGTCGCGGACCTGGGCGGGCTGCCCGTGCTCACCGCCCCGGTGCCCGGCGGCGGAGAGCCCGAACTGGCCGCCCTGCGTGGTCTGGTGGAGGGATACGCGCGGGACAGCGAACGGGCCTTGTGGCGTGACCGGGGCATCGCGGCGCAGGTGGCGGACCACTGCGAGGCGATGGCCCGGATCGCCACCGAGGCCGAGGCGGTCGGCCGGCTCCCGGAGGAGGAGGCCGCGGAGCGGGCCAGGACGGAGCGGGCGCTGCAGGAGAGCGAGGGCCGGCAGTGGGAGCAGCTCCGGGTGGATCTGACGAGCCGGCAGCTTCATCTGTGCACCCGGCTGCGTGAGCACGTCCAGAAGGGGCGCGACGGCATCATCGAGCGGCTGCGTTGGGACCTGGAGCGCGCCTCCGACCCGGGCACCTGGTGGGGGCGCGACCTTCCCGTCCGGCTGGGGCAGGAACTGTCGCTGCTGGCCAGGAGCTGCGAACGCACGGTCCTGCTGCCGGGCATGGCGGCGGACACCGACTGGCTGGACGGGGAAGTGGCGCGCAGGCTGCCGGGTGCGGCGCGCAGCCCGCTGCCCGGGACACTGGAGCTGACCACCGAGCCGGAGATTGCCGGTGAGGTCTCGAGCCTGTCCAGGACCCGCCTGATCACTCGGCTGGGCGCCCAGGGCGGTTCGATCCTCGGACTGCTGATCGCCACGGCCCGCCAGAGCCAGAGCGGCCGTGCGGACTCGGGTCCGTCCGGCCCGCCGCCGATGCTCTACGGCAGTGTCCTCAGCCTGGTCGGCGGGCTGCTGGCCGAGGCCTACGTCAGGAACGCCGCCGAGGAACAGCGCCGCGAGGTCGACGCCGTCCTGGTGCGGGCGGTCGACGAGAGCGCGGGGGTCTTCCAGCGCCGGGCCGTCGATGCGCTCGGTGATGTCTACGCGGATGTGTTCGCCCGGCTCCGCGAGTCCCACCGGGCCTGGGCGGATGCCCGGCGGGCGGCGGTTGAGTCGGCATCGGCGTCCGGCACGGACTGGGCCCGCCTGGCGAGCGACGCGGCGGAGCTGGCCACCCACATCCGGTCCGTACTCGCCTCGGCGTGCAGGGACGAGGAGGAAGAGCGATGA
- a CDS encoding 3-oxoacyl-ACP synthase III family protein — protein sequence MVSDRRSAYSRITQVAVHLPDGRQSARAIEDRLREHSPGVRVPVGLLSRLYGLEERVVAADGDVPSGLACHAVSRVLAQACLEPGEVDLLMFAAVSADVQEPANAHIVAARTGLSCPVFDVSNACNSVLNALEVADAFIRAGRYRRILIACGETLSRLSRWSLTPTTLRTGLASLTGGDMGAALLVEASPRPGIIAQTFMANSAGWPAATLFNPHHAPSGPSGLHIDSEKLLASFLGIDTRAAQWLKEQHTDPNELGLICLHQPSVPFVRTFCERLSIQPDTVVPTFHRTGNMGAATLPLQLAHAADQGRLRPGTQVVLFGMASGASGGVMLISW from the coding sequence ATGGTTTCGGATCGCAGGAGTGCTTACAGCCGTATCACCCAGGTCGCGGTCCACCTGCCTGACGGCCGCCAGAGCGCGCGAGCCATCGAGGACCGGCTGCGCGAACACAGCCCTGGTGTACGGGTTCCGGTCGGCTTGCTGTCCAGGCTCTACGGGCTGGAAGAACGCGTCGTCGCCGCGGACGGCGACGTGCCCTCCGGCCTCGCCTGCCATGCCGTCAGCCGTGTCCTGGCCCAGGCATGCCTCGAACCTGGTGAAGTCGACCTGCTGATGTTCGCCGCTGTCAGCGCCGATGTCCAGGAACCCGCCAACGCCCACATCGTCGCCGCCCGGACGGGGCTGTCCTGTCCGGTCTTCGACGTCTCCAACGCCTGCAACAGCGTCCTGAACGCCCTGGAGGTCGCGGACGCTTTCATCCGCGCCGGCCGTTACCGTCGGATCCTGATCGCGTGCGGGGAAACCCTCAGCCGCCTCAGCCGATGGAGCCTGACTCCCACCACCCTGCGGACCGGGCTAGCGTCCCTGACCGGCGGGGACATGGGCGCCGCCCTGCTCGTCGAAGCCTCCCCCCGGCCGGGCATCATCGCCCAGACGTTCATGGCGAACTCCGCGGGTTGGCCGGCCGCCACCCTCTTCAACCCCCACCACGCCCCCAGCGGCCCGTCGGGACTGCACATCGACTCCGAAAAGCTCCTCGCCTCCTTCCTCGGTATCGACACCCGCGCCGCACAGTGGCTGAAGGAACAGCACACCGACCCGAACGAACTCGGCCTGATCTGTCTCCACCAGCCGTCCGTCCCCTTCGTCCGTACCTTCTGCGAACGCCTCAGCATCCAGCCCGACACGGTCGTGCCCACCTTCCACCGCACCGGCAACATGGGCGCAGCCACCCTCCCCCTCCAACTCGCCCACGCCGCCGACCAAGGCCGGCTCCGCCCGGGCACACAGGTGGTCCTGTTCGGCATGGCCAGCGGCGCCAGCGGCGGCGTGATGCTGATCAGCTGGTAG